CGCGCACCTCCTCGCGGTGGCCGAGTCGCTCGCTCACGAGGGCGGCAGCCTCGAGGCGGTTGTGCCGCTGTCCGCGCTCGGCATGCCCGACGCCCCGCGGGCCGCAGCCGGCGCCTCATCGCCGCGCGCCGACGCCGGCCCGTCCGGTGCCGCCCCGGACAGGTTGCCGAACGTCGGGCCTTCCGACGTCGCGACCATCGTCTACACCTCCGGGACGACCGGGGAACCGAAGGGCGCGGTGCTCACGCACGCGAACATCGTCTCCAACGTCCGCGCCCTCATCCGACGGTACGGCATCACCCCGGACGACTCGGCGCTCTCGTACCTTCCGCTCGCGCACATGTTCGAGCGCACCTGCGGGCACTACGTGTTCCTGTTCGCGGGCGGGACCGTGGCCTACGCGCAGGGGCTCGCCACGGTGGCCGACGACATCAGGCTCGTGCGCCCGACCGTGCTCATCGCCGTGCCCCGCGTGCTCGAGCGCGCCTACGAGGTCGCCCTCGCGAAGGTCGAGGGTGGACCGGGCGCCGGGCGCGGCGTCGTTCGCCGCGCGTTCGCGCTCCTCAACGAGCGTGCCAATCGGCGCTACCGCGGGGAGCGCCTCCCGCCGTGGCTCGCTCTCCGGTGCGGCGTGTACGACGCGCTCGTCGCGTCGAAGTTCCGGAAGGTCGCGGGCGGGCGTCTGCGCCTCATCGTCTCCGGCGGCGCGCCGCTCGATCGTCGCATCGGGAAGATCCTCCACGTGCTCGGGCTCACCATCGTCGAAGGCTACGGACTGACCGAGACCTCGCCCGTCGTGTGCTGCGGCGAGGCCGGGGCCCACCGGCTCGGGACGGTCGGGCGGCCGCTCCAGGGCGTCGAGGTGCGGATCGCCGCCGACGGCGAGATTCTGGTCCGTGGACCGAACGTCATGAAGGGCTATCTCGGGAAGCCGGAGGAGACGTCCCGCGCCCTCGACCCGGACGGCTGGTTCCACACGGGGGACCTCGGCGAGTTCGACGACCGGGGGAACCTCATCGTCACCGGCCGGAGCAAGGAGATCATCGT
Above is a genomic segment from Candidatus Effluviviaceae Genus I sp. containing:
- a CDS encoding AMP-binding protein — translated: AHLLAVAESLAHEGGSLEAVVPLSALGMPDAPRAAAGASSPRADAGPSGAAPDRLPNVGPSDVATIVYTSGTTGEPKGAVLTHANIVSNVRALIRRYGITPDDSALSYLPLAHMFERTCGHYVFLFAGGTVAYAQGLATVADDIRLVRPTVLIAVPRVLERAYEVALAKVEGGPGAGRGVVRRAFALLNERANRRYRGERLPPWLALRCGVYDALVASKFRKVAGGRLRLIVSGGAPLDRRIGKILHVLGLTIVEGYGLTETSPVVCCGEAGAHRLGTVGRPLQGVEVRIAADGEILVRGPNVMKGYLGKPEETSRALDPDGWFHTGDLGEFDDRGNLIVTGRSKEIIVTSYGKNVAPAPIEQRLARSPYVSQAVVFGDSRKSIVALIVPDRAALARFAEERGIAAEPYEALLAHPQIRAIIGEEVLTANAEAAPYERVVAFELLARPFSEGDGTLTPTLKVRRKAVERTCTDLIQALYDRLEGRHAH